The Pseudomonas sp. G2-4 genome window below encodes:
- the narL gene encoding two-component system response regulator NarL: MNAPLRHTLLLVDDHPMMRRGIRQMLELEDDLQIVGEASHGEEALTLIEPLKPDLVLLDNNMPQMNGIETLRRLRAMHYTGKVLLFTVSDAEDDIRDALRLDANGYLLKDMEPELLIQYIRDALNGALVISPGLTRVMAQALRAAPRQTEVDLTERERQVLKTIAGGYSNKVIGHKLGITEGTVKVHVKNLLHKLGLRSRVEAAVWAMEHLRGAG, from the coding sequence ATGAACGCCCCCCTGCGCCATACCCTGCTACTGGTCGACGATCATCCGATGATGCGTCGCGGGATCCGTCAGATGCTGGAGCTTGAAGACGATCTGCAGATCGTCGGCGAAGCCAGCCACGGCGAAGAAGCCCTGACGCTGATCGAGCCGCTCAAGCCCGACCTGGTGCTGCTGGACAACAACATGCCGCAGATGAACGGCATCGAGACCCTGCGCCGGCTGCGCGCCATGCACTACACCGGCAAGGTGCTGCTGTTCACCGTATCCGATGCCGAGGACGACATCCGCGATGCCCTGCGCCTGGACGCCAACGGTTACCTGCTCAAGGACATGGAGCCCGAATTGCTCATCCAGTACATCCGCGATGCCCTCAACGGCGCCCTGGTGATCAGCCCCGGCCTGACCCGCGTCATGGCCCAGGCCCTGCGCGCCGCGCCGCGCCAGACCGAGGTGGACCTGACCGAACGCGAACGCCAGGTGCTCAAGACCATCGCTGGCGGCTACAGCAACAAGGTCATCGGACACAAGCTGGGCATCACCGAGGGCACGGTCAAGGTGCATGTGAAGAACCTGCTGCACAAGCTTGGTTTGCGTTCGCGGGTGGAGGCGGCGGTGTGGGCGATGGAGCATTTGCGCGGGGCTGGCTAA
- a CDS encoding HAMP domain-containing protein: MMGWLRSSLPARAGLAVILIAILALASSLSAGLIAWFSQGDAAAINTAGSVRMETYNLSWKLAAGATDDIPVIIESLQQRLDSPALRAVLEDGPTTSLHESYQHLVQRWNQTLRPAVERGDSAFFQASASSFVEQLDQFVTLLQRQSEHKQGWQQTIQGIALFSTMIILLIGLYELQYGVVTPLQELVDATQRFRRGEFQVRVNHQSEDELGQLATSFNAMAETIEQSHRTLKSQVQQKTLNLQQANAALELLYQSSRNLATRQANAQGLDELIRRFQQRLPGLRLSLCLQGQLQAPARQLLAMHGANSREVCASSDCATCQKHHTARPQTFSISNQGNELGELKAHFVDGHAAQAWEIALIQALANLIGTSLSLKRQREQDHRLLLLDERTIIARELHDSLAQALSYMKLQVSRMQTLMRRGEPVQTLETVAGELREGLNTAYRQLRELLTTFRLQIHDDGLVEELKDTAEEFSNRGDFKVHLLVDTLAFELSASEQIHILQITREALSNCLRHAHAENAWLELRQEGETVRLSIEDDGRGFSGEVDQREHHGLNIMNERARSLRGHLQILSRTPQGTRIQVHFQPEFLGQPTEGLAT; encoded by the coding sequence ATGATGGGCTGGCTGCGCAGCTCCCTGCCCGCTCGCGCCGGGCTCGCCGTGATCCTCATCGCCATCCTGGCCCTGGCCAGTTCCTTGAGCGCCGGGCTGATCGCCTGGTTCAGCCAGGGCGACGCCGCGGCCATCAACACCGCCGGCTCCGTGCGCATGGAGACCTACAACCTGAGCTGGAAACTGGCGGCGGGTGCCACCGACGACATCCCGGTGATTATCGAGAGCCTGCAACAGCGCCTCGACAGCCCTGCCTTGCGCGCCGTGCTGGAAGACGGGCCCACGACGTCCTTGCATGAGAGCTATCAGCACCTTGTGCAACGTTGGAACCAGACTTTGCGCCCGGCCGTCGAGCGCGGTGATTCGGCGTTCTTCCAAGCCAGCGCCAGCTCCTTCGTCGAGCAACTGGACCAATTTGTCACTCTGTTGCAACGCCAGAGCGAACACAAACAGGGCTGGCAACAGACGATCCAGGGCATCGCACTGTTCAGCACCATGATCATCCTGCTGATCGGCCTGTATGAATTGCAGTACGGCGTGGTCACGCCCTTGCAGGAGTTGGTGGACGCTACCCAGCGTTTTCGTCGTGGCGAATTCCAAGTGCGGGTCAATCATCAGTCCGAGGATGAGCTGGGCCAACTGGCGACGAGCTTTAATGCCATGGCCGAGACCATCGAGCAGTCCCATCGCACCCTGAAAAGCCAGGTCCAGCAAAAAACCCTGAACCTGCAACAGGCCAACGCGGCATTGGAATTGCTGTATCAGAGCAGCCGCAACCTCGCCACGCGACAGGCCAACGCCCAGGGCCTGGATGAGTTGATACGCCGCTTCCAGCAACGACTACCGGGCCTGCGACTGTCGCTGTGCCTGCAAGGACAACTACAGGCGCCGGCGCGGCAACTGCTGGCGATGCACGGGGCCAACAGCCGCGAGGTCTGTGCCAGCAGCGATTGCGCCACCTGCCAGAAACATCACACGGCCCGGCCGCAAACCTTCAGCATCAGCAACCAGGGCAATGAACTGGGTGAGCTCAAGGCGCATTTTGTCGACGGTCACGCGGCGCAGGCTTGGGAAATCGCATTGATCCAGGCCCTGGCGAACCTGATCGGCACCTCCCTGTCCCTCAAGCGCCAGCGCGAACAGGACCATCGCCTGCTGCTGCTCGACGAGCGCACCATCATCGCCCGCGAGCTGCATGACTCCCTCGCCCAGGCCCTGTCGTACATGAAGCTGCAAGTGAGCCGCATGCAAACCCTGATGCGTCGGGGCGAACCGGTGCAGACCCTCGAAACGGTGGCCGGCGAACTGCGTGAAGGGCTGAACACGGCCTATCGCCAACTGCGCGAACTACTCACCACCTTCCGCTTGCAGATCCACGACGATGGCTTAGTCGAGGAGCTCAAGGACACCGCCGAAGAATTCTCCAACCGGGGGGACTTCAAGGTGCACCTGCTCGTCGACACCCTGGCCTTCGAGTTGTCGGCCAGCGAGCAGATCCACATCCTGCAGATAACCCGCGAAGCGCTGTCCAACTGCCTGCGCCATGCCCACGCCGAGAACGCCTGGCTCGAACTGCGCCAGGAAGGCGAAACCGTAAGGCTGTCGATCGAAGACGATGGCCGGGGCTTCAGCGGCGAGGTCGACCAGCGCGAACATCATGGCTTGAACATCATGAACGAGCGGGCCCGCAGCCTGCGCGGCCACCTGCAGATTCTCTCCCGGACACCCCAGGGCACCCGTATCCAAGTGCATTTCCAACCGGAATTCCTGGGCCAACCCACCGAAGGCCTCGCAACATGA
- a CDS encoding nitrate/nitrite transporter, which yields MRAQVQQGLVLGMSTLAFTVCFMVWMMFAVLGVPIKELLALNETQFGLLAATPVLTGSLVRLPLGLLTDRFGGRIVFFLLMLACVLPLYLITLATAFWQFLVLGLFVGLAGGSFSVGIAYVAKWFDKQNQGFAMGVFGAGNAGAAVTKFLAPALIAFGSWHLVPKVFSAILFITALLFWFLTTEKKEHSGTGGATLREQLKALKEPAVWRYCQYYSIVFGGYVALALWMTKYYVQEYGFSLQSAALLAACFSLPGGVLRAVGGWMSDRWGAQSVTWWVLWVSWICLFLLSYPQTQLQVQTVNGIVDFHIGLNATLFTVLLFVMGIAFAFGKASVFKYIANDYPKNMGAVSGIVGLAGGLGGFVLPIMFGALVDLTGVRSSCFMLMYGVVWVSLTWMYFSEMRKRPLLGKQSPASQSPFSSIAQGEEHVRSANA from the coding sequence ATGCGAGCGCAAGTGCAACAAGGGCTGGTACTAGGGATGAGTACCCTGGCCTTCACCGTGTGCTTCATGGTCTGGATGATGTTTGCCGTGCTCGGCGTTCCGATCAAGGAACTGCTGGCCCTCAACGAAACCCAGTTCGGCCTGCTGGCTGCCACGCCGGTGCTGACCGGTTCGCTGGTGCGTTTGCCCCTGGGGCTTTTGACCGACCGCTTTGGTGGACGGATCGTGTTCTTCCTGCTGATGCTGGCCTGTGTGTTGCCGCTGTACCTGATCACCCTGGCCACGGCCTTCTGGCAGTTCCTGGTGCTGGGCCTGTTCGTCGGCCTGGCCGGCGGCTCGTTCTCGGTGGGCATCGCCTACGTCGCCAAATGGTTCGACAAACAGAACCAGGGTTTTGCCATGGGCGTCTTTGGCGCAGGCAACGCTGGCGCGGCGGTCACCAAGTTCCTCGCCCCGGCCCTGATCGCGTTCGGCTCCTGGCACCTGGTGCCGAAAGTCTTCAGCGCCATCCTGTTCATCACCGCGCTGCTGTTCTGGTTCCTCACCACCGAGAAAAAAGAACACAGCGGTACTGGCGGCGCCACGTTGCGCGAGCAATTGAAAGCCCTGAAAGAACCGGCCGTGTGGCGCTACTGCCAGTACTACTCGATCGTGTTCGGCGGCTACGTGGCCCTGGCCCTGTGGATGACCAAATACTACGTGCAGGAATACGGCTTCAGCCTGCAAAGCGCAGCGCTGCTGGCGGCCTGTTTCTCCCTGCCTGGTGGCGTGCTGCGGGCCGTCGGTGGCTGGATGTCCGACCGCTGGGGCGCCCAGAGCGTGACCTGGTGGGTGCTGTGGGTCAGCTGGATCTGCCTGTTCCTGCTGTCCTATCCCCAGACTCAACTGCAAGTACAGACCGTCAACGGCATCGTCGATTTCCACATCGGCCTCAACGCCACGCTGTTCACCGTGCTGCTGTTCGTGATGGGCATCGCCTTCGCGTTCGGCAAAGCCTCGGTCTTCAAGTACATCGCCAACGACTACCCGAAAAACATGGGCGCGGTGTCCGGCATCGTCGGCCTCGCCGGCGGTCTGGGCGGGTTTGTGCTGCCGATCATGTTTGGCGCCCTGGTGGACCTCACCGGCGTGCGCTCGTCCTGCTTCATGTTGATGTACGGCGTGGTCTGGGTCTCCCTCACCTGGATGTACTTCAGCGAAATGCGCAAGCGCCCGCTGCTGGGTAAGCAGTCGCCGGCCAGCCAATCCCCGTTTTCCAGCATTGCCCAAGGAGAAGAACATGTCCGTTCTGCAAACGCCTGA
- a CDS encoding NarK family nitrate/nitrite MFS transporter, whose product MSVLQTPEKGPVIHDWRPEDPAFWGSSGKLTARRNLWISIPALLLAFAVWMVWSTVIVRLNAIGFSFTTDQLFWLAALPGLSGATLRIFYSFMVPIFGGRRWTALSTASLLVPALWMGFAVQDSSTPYNVFVLIALLCGFGGGNFASSMSNISFFYPKSQQGTALGLNAGLGNLGVSVMQFSVPLVISFGVFGFMGGQPQVLADGSSLWLQNAGFIWVPFILAVTLIAWFGMNDLSSARASFSEQAVIFKRKHNWLMCWLYLATFGSFIGFSAAFPLLIKTSFPEVIALKFAFLGPLVGALVRPLGGWLADKLGGAKVTLWNFVLMIAMVFGVLHFLPQNGQGGNFYGFLGMFMLLFITTGVGNGSTFRMIPVIFRTLHEKSALGKKPEVREQAIKNAGKESAAVLGFSSAMGAFGAFFIPKSFGTSMALTGGPEMAFYMFVGFYLSCIVVTWWWYARKGAATPC is encoded by the coding sequence ATGTCCGTTCTGCAAACGCCTGAAAAAGGCCCGGTCATTCATGACTGGCGTCCGGAAGACCCCGCGTTCTGGGGTAGCAGCGGCAAACTGACCGCCCGGCGCAACCTGTGGATCTCGATTCCTGCGTTGCTGTTGGCCTTCGCGGTCTGGATGGTCTGGAGCACGGTGATCGTGCGCCTTAACGCCATCGGCTTCAGCTTCACCACTGACCAACTGTTCTGGCTGGCGGCCTTGCCGGGGCTGTCCGGCGCTACCTTGCGCATCTTCTACTCGTTCATGGTGCCGATCTTCGGCGGCCGGCGCTGGACCGCCCTGAGCACCGCATCGTTGCTGGTGCCTGCGCTGTGGATGGGCTTCGCCGTGCAGGACTCGAGCACGCCCTACAACGTGTTCGTGCTGATCGCGCTGCTCTGTGGTTTTGGTGGCGGCAACTTCGCCTCGAGCATGTCCAACATCAGCTTCTTCTACCCCAAGTCCCAGCAGGGCACCGCCCTGGGCCTGAACGCCGGGCTGGGTAACCTGGGTGTGTCGGTGATGCAGTTCAGCGTGCCGCTGGTGATCTCCTTCGGTGTGTTCGGCTTCATGGGCGGCCAGCCACAGGTGTTGGCCGACGGCAGCTCGTTGTGGCTGCAGAACGCCGGTTTCATCTGGGTGCCGTTCATCCTCGCCGTGACCCTGATTGCCTGGTTCGGCATGAACGACCTGTCCAGTGCCCGGGCTTCGTTCAGCGAGCAGGCAGTGATCTTCAAGCGCAAGCACAACTGGCTGATGTGCTGGTTGTACCTGGCAACCTTCGGCTCGTTCATCGGGTTCTCTGCCGCCTTTCCACTGCTGATCAAGACCTCGTTCCCGGAAGTCATCGCGCTGAAATTCGCTTTCCTCGGCCCGCTGGTCGGTGCCTTGGTGCGTCCACTGGGCGGCTGGCTGGCGGACAAGCTCGGTGGCGCGAAGGTCACCCTGTGGAACTTTGTCCTGATGATCGCGATGGTCTTCGGCGTCCTGCACTTTTTGCCGCAGAACGGCCAGGGCGGCAACTTCTACGGCTTCCTGGGCATGTTCATGTTGCTGTTCATCACCACTGGCGTGGGCAACGGTTCGACCTTCCGCATGATCCCGGTGATCTTCCGCACCCTGCATGAAAAATCCGCCCTGGGGAAAAAGCCCGAGGTGCGCGAGCAAGCGATCAAGAACGCCGGTAAGGAGTCGGCCGCGGTGCTGGGTTTCAGCTCGGCCATGGGCGCCTTCGGGGCGTTCTTCATTCCTAAATCATTCGGCACTTCGATGGCCCTGACCGGCGGCCCGGAGATGGCCTTCTACATGTTCGTCGGCTTCTACCTGAGCTGCATCGTGGTGACCTGGTGGTGGTATGCCCGCAAGGGCGCCGCGACACCTTGCTAA
- a CDS encoding nitrate reductase subunit alpha, producing the protein MSHLLDQLRFFNRKQGEFSDGHGETRKESRDWENVYRSRWQYDKIVRSTHGVNCTGSCSWKIYVKNGLITWETQQTDYPRTRNDLPNHEPRGCPRGASYSWYIYSANRLKYPKIRKPLLKLWREARQTLPPVEAWASIVEDKVKADSYKSKRGMGGFIRSNWEEVNEIIAAANVYTIKEHGPDRVVGFSPIPAMSMVSYAAGSRYLSLIGGVCLSFYDWYCDLPPASPMVWGEQTDVPESADWYNSNYIIAWGSNVPQTRTPDAHFFTEVRYKGTKTVAITPDYSEVAKLTDLWLNPKQGTDAALAQAFNHVIFKEFHLDKPSAYFTEYAKRYTDLPVLVMLKPMLGMAPGAGYQPDRFLRASDLTDNLGQENNPEWKTIALDASGELVSPQGSIGYRWGEKGKWNILAREGGEGREIDLKLSLIGGDVAEVAFPYFAGEAQEYFQHVAGEAVQYRRVPVHSVVLADGSVAKVATVFDLSAANLAIDRGLGGANVAKDYDDASVPGTPAWQEQITGVSREKAIQIAREFADNADKTRGRSMIIVGAAMNHWYHMDMNYRGLINMLMLCGCVGQTGGGWAHYVGQEKLRPQCGWLPLAFGLDWNRPPRQMNGTSFFYGHSSQWRHEKMSMHDVLSPLADKSQFPEHALDYNIRAERAGWLPSAPQLNTNPLHICRDAAAAGLEPKDYVVKSLQDGSLRFACEQPDSPVNFPRNMFIWRSNLLGSSGKGHEYMLKYLLGTKNGVMNEDIGHSTECKPTEAEWVDEGAIGKLDLVTTLDFRMSSTCVYSDIVLPTATWYEKDDMNTSDMHPFIHPLSAAIDPAWESRSDWEIYKGIAKAFSAMSVGHLGVEKDLVTVPLMHDSVGELAQPFGGTDWKSAGVAPEPGKNAPNLHVVERDYPNIYKQFTSLGPMLEKLGNGGKGINWNTETEVKFLGELNHKEVEAGISQGRPKIDSAIDAAEVILSLAPETNGHVALKAWAALSEFTGIDHSHLAISKEHEAIRFRDIQAQPRKIISSPTWSGLEDDHVSYNAGYTNVHEAIPWRTITGRQQFYQDHPWMQAFGEQLMSYRPPVNTRTIEGVKGKRSNGETEIVLNWITPHQKWGIHSTYSDNLLMLTLSRGGPIVWLSEIDAKRAGIEDNDWIECFNVNGALTARAVVSQRVKEGMVMMYHAQERIVNVPGSETTKTRGGHHNSVTRVVLKPTHMIGGYAQQAYGFNYYGTVGCNRDEFVVVRKMSKVDWLDGSSGDDLPRPLPTDIEEN; encoded by the coding sequence GTGAGTCATTTACTGGATCAACTGCGGTTTTTCAACCGCAAGCAAGGCGAGTTTTCCGATGGTCACGGCGAGACCCGCAAGGAGTCCCGCGACTGGGAGAACGTCTACCGCTCCCGCTGGCAGTACGACAAGATCGTGCGCTCCACCCATGGGGTGAACTGCACCGGCTCGTGCTCGTGGAAGATCTACGTCAAGAACGGCCTGATCACCTGGGAAACCCAGCAGACCGACTACCCGCGCACCCGTAACGATCTGCCCAACCACGAACCACGCGGCTGTCCTCGTGGTGCCAGCTACAGCTGGTACATCTACAGCGCCAACCGGCTCAAGTACCCGAAGATCCGCAAGCCATTGCTCAAGTTGTGGCGCGAAGCCCGGCAGACCTTGCCACCGGTGGAAGCCTGGGCCAGCATCGTCGAGGACAAGGTCAAGGCCGACTCCTATAAAAGCAAGCGCGGCATGGGCGGCTTCATCCGTTCCAACTGGGAAGAAGTCAACGAGATCATTGCCGCCGCCAACGTCTACACGATCAAGGAACACGGCCCGGACCGGGTGGTCGGCTTCTCGCCGATCCCGGCCATGTCGATGGTCAGCTATGCCGCCGGCTCGCGTTACCTGTCGCTGATCGGTGGCGTGTGCCTGAGCTTCTATGACTGGTACTGCGACTTGCCGCCCGCTTCGCCGATGGTGTGGGGCGAACAGACCGACGTGCCGGAATCGGCCGACTGGTACAACTCCAACTACATCATTGCCTGGGGTTCCAACGTCCCGCAGACCCGTACCCCGGACGCGCACTTCTTCACCGAGGTGCGCTACAAGGGCACCAAGACCGTGGCGATCACCCCGGACTACTCGGAAGTCGCCAAGCTCACCGACTTGTGGCTCAACCCCAAGCAGGGCACCGACGCCGCGCTGGCCCAGGCCTTCAACCATGTGATCTTCAAAGAATTCCACCTGGACAAGCCCAGCGCCTATTTCACCGAATACGCCAAGCGCTACACCGACCTGCCGGTGCTGGTGATGCTCAAGCCGATGCTCGGCATGGCACCGGGTGCGGGCTACCAGCCCGACCGTTTCCTGCGCGCCAGTGACCTGACCGACAATCTCGGCCAGGAGAACAACCCGGAATGGAAAACCATCGCCCTGGATGCCAGCGGTGAACTGGTTTCACCCCAAGGCTCCATCGGCTATCGCTGGGGCGAGAAGGGCAAGTGGAACATCCTCGCCCGTGAAGGCGGCGAGGGCCGTGAGATCGACCTCAAGCTGAGCCTGATCGGTGGCGACGTCGCCGAAGTGGCCTTCCCGTATTTTGCCGGTGAAGCCCAGGAGTACTTCCAGCACGTGGCCGGTGAAGCGGTGCAGTACCGTCGCGTACCCGTGCACAGCGTGGTGCTGGCGGACGGCAGCGTGGCGAAAGTCGCCACCGTGTTCGACCTGTCGGCGGCCAACCTGGCCATCGACCGTGGCCTGGGTGGCGCCAACGTCGCCAAGGACTACGACGACGCCTCGGTACCCGGTACGCCGGCCTGGCAGGAGCAAATCACGGGTGTGAGCCGCGAGAAGGCGATCCAGATCGCCCGCGAGTTCGCCGACAACGCTGACAAGACCCGTGGACGCTCGATGATCATCGTCGGTGCGGCGATGAACCACTGGTATCACATGGACATGAACTACCGCGGGCTGATCAACATGCTCATGCTCTGCGGTTGCGTCGGCCAGACCGGCGGCGGCTGGGCTCACTATGTGGGCCAGGAAAAACTCCGTCCGCAATGCGGCTGGCTGCCCCTGGCCTTTGGCCTGGACTGGAACCGTCCGCCACGGCAGATGAACGGCACCAGCTTCTTCTACGGCCACAGTTCGCAATGGCGCCACGAGAAGATGAGCATGCACGACGTGCTCTCGCCCCTGGCCGACAAATCGCAATTCCCTGAGCACGCCCTGGACTACAACATCCGCGCCGAACGGGCCGGCTGGTTGCCGAGCGCGCCGCAACTCAACACCAACCCGCTGCACATCTGCCGCGATGCCGCCGCCGCGGGCTTGGAACCCAAGGACTACGTGGTCAAGTCGCTGCAGGACGGTTCCCTGCGCTTTGCCTGCGAGCAGCCCGACAGCCCGGTGAACTTCCCGCGCAACATGTTCATCTGGCGCTCCAACCTGCTGGGCTCCTCGGGCAAGGGCCACGAGTACATGCTCAAGTACCTGTTGGGCACCAAGAACGGCGTGATGAACGAAGACATCGGCCATAGCACCGAGTGCAAGCCTACCGAAGCCGAATGGGTCGACGAGGGCGCCATTGGCAAGCTCGACCTGGTGACCACCCTGGACTTCCGCATGTCCTCGACCTGCGTGTATTCCGACATCGTCTTGCCGACCGCGACCTGGTACGAAAAAGACGACATGAACACCTCGGACATGCACCCGTTCATCCACCCGCTGTCGGCCGCCATCGATCCGGCCTGGGAGTCGCGTTCGGACTGGGAAATCTACAAAGGCATCGCCAAGGCGTTTTCCGCCATGTCGGTCGGGCACCTGGGTGTCGAGAAAGACCTGGTTACCGTGCCGTTGATGCATGACAGCGTCGGCGAACTGGCCCAACCCTTTGGCGGTACCGACTGGAAAAGTGCCGGCGTGGCGCCGGAGCCGGGCAAGAACGCGCCGAACCTGCACGTGGTGGAGCGCGACTACCCGAACATCTACAAGCAGTTCACTTCCCTGGGCCCGATGCTCGAGAAGCTCGGCAACGGCGGCAAGGGCATCAACTGGAACACCGAGACTGAAGTGAAATTCCTCGGCGAACTGAACCACAAGGAAGTCGAGGCAGGCATCAGTCAAGGCCGGCCGAAGATCGACAGCGCCATCGACGCTGCTGAAGTGATCCTGTCCCTGGCCCCGGAAACCAACGGCCATGTCGCCTTGAAAGCCTGGGCGGCGCTGTCGGAGTTCACCGGCATCGACCACAGCCACCTGGCCATCTCCAAGGAGCACGAGGCCATTCGTTTCCGCGACATCCAGGCCCAGCCGCGCAAGATCATTTCCAGCCCGACCTGGTCTGGCCTGGAAGACGATCACGTGAGCTATAACGCCGGCTACACCAACGTTCACGAGGCGATTCCATGGCGCACCATCACCGGTCGCCAGCAGTTCTACCAGGATCACCCCTGGATGCAGGCGTTCGGCGAGCAGCTGATGAGTTACCGGCCACCGGTCAACACCCGCACCATCGAAGGCGTGAAGGGCAAGCGCAGCAATGGCGAGACCGAGATCGTCCTGAACTGGATCACCCCGCACCAGAAGTGGGGCATTCACAGCACCTACAGCGACAACCTGCTGATGCTTACCTTGAGCCGTGGCGGACCGATTGTCTGGCTCTCGGAAATCGACGCCAAGCGCGCCGGTATCGAGGACAACGACTGGATCGAATGCTTCAACGTCAACGGCGCACTGACCGCCCGGGCGGTGGTCAGCCAGCGGGTCAAGGAAGGCATGGTGATGATGTATCACGCCCAGGAACGGATCGTGAACGTGCCCGGTTCAGAAACCACCAAGACCCGTGGCGGCCACCACAACTCGGTGACCCGCGTGGTGCTCAAACCCACCCACATGATCGGTGGCTACGCCCAGCAGGCCTACGGTTTCAACTATTACGGCACGGTCGGATGCAACCGCGACGAGTTCGTCGTGGTGCGCAAAATGTCCAAGGTCGATTGGCTCGACGGTTCCAGTGGCGATGATCTGCCGCGTCCACTGCCGACTGATATCGAGGAGAACTGA
- the narH gene encoding nitrate reductase subunit beta, translated as MKIRSQIGMVLNLDKCIGCHTCSITCKNVWTSREGMEYAWFNNVESKPGIGYPKEWENQDKWKGGWIRNADGSINPRIGGKFRVLANIFANPDLPSLDDYYEPFDFDYQHLHTAPLGEHQPTARPRSLVSGKRMQKIEWGPNWEEILGTEFAKRRKDKNFDQIQADIYGEYENTFMMYLPRLCEHCLNPTCAASCPSGAIYKREEDGIVLIDQEKCRGWRMCISGCPYKKIYFNWKSGKSEKCIFCYPRIEAGMPTVCAETCVGRIRYLGVLLYDADRISEVASTANEHDLYEKQLEIFLDPNDPAVIRQALADGVPQSVIDSAQRSPVYKMAVDWKLALPLHPEYRTLPMVWYVPPLSPIQNAAAAGTVGMNGVIPDVDSLRIPLRYLANMLTAGDEKPVKRALKRLLAMRAYKRSEQVDGVQDLQVLADVGLSVNQVEEMYRYLAIANYEDRFVVPSAHREDAMSDAFAERSGCGFSFGSGCSGSSDTNMFGGKKANRRDVIKTVQLWEE; from the coding sequence ATGAAAATTCGCTCACAAATCGGCATGGTCCTGAACCTGGACAAATGCATCGGCTGCCACACCTGCTCGATCACCTGCAAGAACGTCTGGACCAGCCGCGAAGGCATGGAATACGCCTGGTTCAACAACGTTGAGTCCAAGCCAGGCATCGGCTACCCCAAGGAATGGGAAAACCAGGACAAATGGAAGGGCGGCTGGATCCGCAACGCTGACGGCTCGATCAACCCGCGCATCGGCGGCAAGTTCCGCGTGCTGGCGAACATCTTCGCCAACCCGGACCTGCCGAGCCTGGACGATTACTACGAACCGTTCGACTTCGACTACCAGCACTTGCACACCGCGCCACTGGGCGAGCACCAACCGACCGCACGGCCGCGTTCGCTGGTGTCTGGCAAGCGCATGCAGAAAATCGAATGGGGCCCGAACTGGGAGGAAATCCTCGGTACCGAATTCGCCAAGCGGCGCAAGGACAAGAATTTCGACCAGATCCAGGCGGACATCTACGGCGAGTACGAAAACACCTTCATGATGTACCTGCCGCGCCTGTGCGAGCACTGCCTGAACCCGACGTGCGCGGCATCGTGCCCGAGCGGCGCGATCTACAAGCGCGAAGAGGACGGCATCGTCCTGATCGACCAGGAGAAGTGCCGCGGCTGGCGCATGTGTATCAGTGGCTGCCCGTACAAAAAGATCTATTTCAACTGGAAGAGCGGCAAGTCGGAAAAATGCATCTTCTGCTACCCGCGTATCGAAGCCGGGATGCCGACCGTCTGCGCGGAAACCTGCGTTGGCCGGATCCGTTACCTCGGTGTGCTGCTGTATGACGCCGACCGCATCAGCGAAGTGGCCAGCACCGCCAATGAGCACGACCTGTACGAGAAACAGCTGGAGATTTTCCTCGACCCGAACGACCCGGCGGTGATCCGCCAGGCCCTGGCCGATGGCGTGCCGCAGTCGGTGATCGACTCGGCGCAACGCTCGCCGGTCTACAAAATGGCCGTGGATTGGAAACTCGCGCTGCCGCTGCACCCGGAATACCGCACCTTGCCAATGGTCTGGTACGTGCCGCCGCTGTCGCCGATCCAGAACGCTGCCGCCGCCGGTACCGTGGGTATGAACGGGGTGATCCCGGATGTCGACAGCCTGCGCATCCCGCTGCGTTACCTGGCCAACATGCTCACCGCCGGCGATGAAAAGCCGGTCAAGCGCGCCCTCAAGCGTTTGCTGGCGATGCGCGCCTACAAGCGTTCCGAGCAGGTGGACGGCGTGCAGGATCTGCAAGTGCTGGCCGACGTCGGCTTGAGCGTGAATCAGGTGGAAGAGATGTACCGCTACCTGGCCATCGCCAACTACGAAGATCGTTTCGTCGTACCGAGTGCTCACCGTGAAGACGCCATGAGCGACGCGTTCGCCGAACGCTCCGGGTGTGGTTTCAGCTTCGGCAGCGGTTGCAGCGGCAGTTCCGACACCAACATGTTCGGCGGCAAGAAGGCCAATCGCCGCGACGTGATCAAAACCGTGCAGTTGTGGGAGGAATGA